A region from the Populus trichocarpa isolate Nisqually-1 chromosome 18, P.trichocarpa_v4.1, whole genome shotgun sequence genome encodes:
- the LOC18107858 gene encoding pollen receptor-like kinase 2, with translation MPSKLLHLPKLPLHPLPPQHYSPRSKPFMSAMGAHAPSPVRVPLLYSIVTSNHKTSFVLVFLLVSLHFVASLGLTDSEILLKFKGSLTNASVLSDWSDKTTPCTKNNATNWVGVICVEGSLWGLQLENMGLAGKIDVEILKSLPDLKTFSIMNNNFDGPMPEFKKMVTLRSIYLSNNHFSGVIPPDAFDGILKLKKVYLAQNEFTGAIPSSLVALPKLLVLRLEGNQFTGKLPDFTHNLQSFSVSNNALEGPIPTGLSKMDLSSFSGNKGLCGPPLNECNTTDNDGHDSDSKKTPVLLIVILAAAVGLLIGAIVAAFLFLRRRQRQASGSIEAPPPPIPSNLKKKTGFKEENQSPSSSPDHSVGSRKGEGPKLSFVRDDREKFDLPDLLKASAEILGSGCFGSSYKAALSSGTMMVVKRFKQMNNVGKEEFQEHMRRLGRLKHSNLLPLVAYYYRKEEKLLITDFVEKGSLAAHLHGHQALGQPSLGWPSRLKIVKGVARGLAYLYKDLPNIIAAHGHLKSSNVLLTQSNEPMLTDYGLVPVINQENAQELMVAYKSPEYLHHGRITKKTDVWSLGILIVEILTGKLPANFVPQGKGSEQQDLASWVNSVPYEEWINVVLDKDMTNVSTKPNGGGESEVMKLLKIGLSCCEADVEKRLDLKEAVERIEEIKEKDSDDDFFSSYASEGDMKSSRGKSDEFTFS, from the exons ATGCCATCAAAACTTCTTCACCTTCCCAAGCTTCCTCTCCACCCCCTCCCACCCCAGCATTATAGTCCTCGATCGAAGCCATTCATGTCTGCAATGGGCGCGCATGCCCCTTCACCAGTGCGCGTCCCACTACTCTATAGCATCGTGACTTCTAATCATAAAACCTCATTTGTTCTTGTCTTTCTTCTTGTATCCCTCCATTTTGTTGCCTCTTTGGGACTGACGGACTCCGAAATCCTCCTCAAGTTCAAAGGTTCTTTAACGAACGCATCTGTGTTGTCGGACTGGAGTGATAAGACCACGCCATGCACGAAAAATAATGCAACAAATTGGGTTGGTGTAATTTGTGTTGAAGGGTCCCTTTGGGGGTTACAACTTGAGAATATGGGATTGGCTGGCAAGATTGATGTGGAAATTCTAAAAAGTTTGCCAGATTTGAAAACATTCAGCATAATGAACAATAACTTCGATGGTCCCATGCCAGAGTTCAAGAAAATGGTTACATTGAGATCGATTTATTTGTCTAACAACCATTTCTCAGGGGTGATTCCACCGGATGCTTTTGATGGCATTTTGAAACTGAAGAAAGTGTATTTGGCACAAAATGAGTTTACAGGTGCCATTCCTTCCTCATTGGTAGCCTTGCCTAAGCTTTTGGTTTTGAGGCTTGAAGGAAACCAATTCACTGGGAAGCTACCAGATTTTACACACAATCTCCAATCATTCAGTGTGTCAAATAATGCTTTGGAGGGGCCAATCCCTACAGGCCTCAGTAAGATGGATTTGAGCTCCTTTTCAG GAAATAAAGGTCTGTGTGGACCACCATTAAATGAATGTAATACCACAGACAACGATGGCCATGACTCTGACTCCAAGAAAACCCCAGTGCTACTGATCGTGATCCTTGCTGCAGCTGTGGGATTACTAATAGGTGCCATCGTTGCAGCTTTCTTATTCCTTCGTCGTCGTCAAAGACAAGCATCAGGCTCTATAGAAGCACCTCCACCACCAATACCATCAAACCTCAAAAAGAAAACTGGTTTCAAGGAAGAAAACCAAAGCCCATCAAGCTCACCGGACCACTCGGTAGGGAGCAGGAAGGGTGAAGGTCCAAAGCTGTCCTTTGTGAGGGATGATAGAGAAAAGTTTGATTTGCCAGACTTGTTAAAGGCCTCGGCTGAGATATTAGGAAGTGGTTGCTTTGGGTCCTCATACAAAGCAGCACTTAGCTCTGGGACAATGATGGTGGTTAAGAGGTTTAAGCAGATGAATAATGTAGGGAAAGAAGAGTTTCAAGAGCATATGAGGAGGCTAGGGAGATTGAAGCACTCTAACTTACTTCCTCTTGTGGCGTACTATTATAGGAAGGAAGAGAAGCTCTTGATTACCGACTTTGTTGAGAAAGGCAGCCTAGCTGCTCATCTTCATG GTCATCAAGCTCTAGGTCAACCAAGCCTTGGTTGGCCAAGCAGATTGAAGATTGTTAAAGGAGTAGCCAGGGGTCTTGCATACCTCTACAAAGACCTTCCCAACATCATTGCTGCCCACGGCCACCTCAAATCCTCCAACGTTCTTCTCACTCAATCCAACGAGCCAATGCTTACTGATTATGGACTAGTTCCCGTTATCAACCAAGAGAATGCTCAAGAACTCATGGTAGCCTACAAGTCCCCTGAATACTTGCATCATGGCCGGATTACCAAGAAGACAGATGTCTGGAGTCTTGGGATATTGATAGTTGAGATCTTAACAGGAAAGTTGCCAGCAAACTTCGTGCCACAAGGCAAAGGAAGTGAGCAGCAAGATTTGGCAAGTTGGGTCAATTCTGTTCCTTATGAAGAGTGGATTAATGTGGTGCTCGATAAGGATATGACTAACGTGTCAACAAAACCCAATGGTGGTGGTGAAAGTGAGGTGATGAAGCTATTGAAGATTGGTTTGAGTTGTTGCGAAGCCGACGTGGAGAAGAGGTTAGACTTGAAGGAAGCTGTTGAGAggattgaagaaataaaagagaaagatagtgatgatgattttttctcCTCATATGCCAGTGAAGGGGATATGAAATCTTCAAGAGGGAAGTCTGATGAATTCACATTCTCTTAA
- the LOC18107859 gene encoding uncharacterized protein LOC18107859 isoform X1, with amino-acid sequence MLKTSLQTLKSLPITTKQQTRRFTKNSVVMEAQNDKVYVQYNHTDSCKFSRWTARESFQFMHARPWQEVVDFYSKSVNGQLSLLELFGTQAHDVHCDDKIEEVSNETGLLEGVSNVDKSGRWARVTFKIVLSYHGGSFDGWQKQPGLNTVQGLVEKSLGRFVDEKKAQQLKEQCKPLEGCASVAGRTDKGVSALQQVCSFYTWRKDVKPHEIEDAINDVAPGKVRVESISEVSRAFHPNFSAKWRRYLYIFPLNDGENREEIEGEGGIENFSSHENCEKQRNECGELASEENVENSIISDEDELQGAKKPRSFSVCRVNQLLQQLEGKLLSYKMFARDTKASRNVGPPTECFLYHARATETRLPSPDHEKGIRVMCVELIANRFLRKMVRVLVATSVREAAAGAQEDALLKLMDATCRRATAPPAPPDGLCLVDVGYTEFDPRNCLIP; translated from the exons ATGTTAAAGACTTCCCTTCAGACACTGAAATCACTTCCAATCACTACAAAACAACAGACTCGAAGATTTACTAAAAACTCAGTGGTAATGGAAGCTCAAAACGACAAAGTCTATGTCCAATATAACCACACTGATTCCTGCAAGTTTTCAAGGTGGACTGCCAG GGAGAGCTTTCAATTCATGCATGCAAGGCCTTGGCAAGAAGTGGTTGATTTTTACTCCAAAAGTGTTAATGGGCAATTGTCATTGTTGGAATTGTTTGGAACTCAG GCACATGATGTTCATTGtgatgataaaattgaagagGTTTCTAATGAAACTGGATTATTAGAGGGTGTTTCAAATGTAGATAAGTCTGGGAGGTGGGCAAGGGTAACATTCAAGATTGTGCTTTCATATCATGGAGGTTCATTTGATGGTTGGCAAAAGCAGCCTGGTTTGAATACCGTTCAAGG CTTAGTGGAAAAGTCTCTTGGAAGATTTGTTGATGAGAAGAAAGCTCAACAGCTAAAAGAACAATGTAAGCCATTAGAAGGCTGTGCTAGTGTTGCTGGGCGCACTGACAAAGGAGTGTCAGCTCTTCAACAAGTTTGTTCTTTCT ATACTTGGAGAAAAGATGTTAAGCCTCATGAAATTGAAGATGCCATCAATGATGTGGCACCGGGAAAAGTCAGGGTTGAATCCATTTCTGAG GTTTCACGTGCATTCCATCCTAATTTTTCTGCCAAATGGAGGCGCTATTTGTATATATTTCCTTTAAATGATGGAGAAAATAGGGAAGAGATTGAGGGTGAGGGGGGTATTGAAAATTTTAGTTCTCATGAAAATTGTGAAAAGCAAAGAAATGAATGTGGTGAACTGGCCAGTGAGGAGAATGTTGAAAATTCAATAATCAGTGACGAGGATGAACTTCAAGGTGCAAAGAAACCTAGGAGTTTCAGTGTATGCAGGGTTAATCAGCTTTTACAACAACTAGAAGGGAAGTTATTATCCTACAAAATGTTTGCACGTGATACCAAAGCTTCGAGGAATGT GGGTCCTCCAACAGAATGCTTTTTATATCATGCTCGAGCCACGGAAACCAGATTGCCTTCTCCT GATCATGAGAAAGGGATAAGGGTCATGTGTGTTGAGCTCATTGCTAATCGATTCCTACGCAAG ATGGTTCGGGTTCTTGTGGCAACCTCGGTAAGGGAAGCAGCTGCAGGTGCACAAGAGGATGCACTGCTAAAGCTGATGGATGCTACATGCAGACGTGCAACTGCTCCACCTGCACCCCCAGACGGCCTATGTCTTGTTGATGTAGGATATACTGAGTTTGACCCACGAAACTGCCTCATTCCCTAG
- the LOC112325079 gene encoding uncharacterized protein LOC112325079 translates to MNIDLFNACGCQGAFSSSNKRSPSDLNTTPSLNQLKKPFLGSQENTTTTTTANYPNSFHRCFSDPCSEPVANQLALQSPLDSSKMVGTTAVSLPSQPALRRSVLDPSPNESCSRSSSFKWLKKMRDNMKEINLLWDEIIMPADEEPPCENHEEDDKATELENINAIKSDLETDCEESVTVERTGECLIIHFKCSCGEGYQILLYGRNCYYKLM, encoded by the exons ATGAATATTGATCTTTTCAATGCCTGTGGCTGCCAAGGAGCTTTTTCCTCCAGCAACAAACGCAGCCCTTCTGACCTCAACACGACTCCCTCCTTGAACCAGCTCAAGAAACCCTTTCTTGGATCCCAAGaaaacaccaccaccaccaccactgcaAATTATCCTAATTCTTTCCACCGTTGCTTTTCTGATCCATGTTCTGAACCAGTGGCCAACCAATTAGCTCTGCAATCACCACTCGATAGCTCCAAGATGGTAGGTACAACTGCAGTGTCTCTGCCATCACAGCCAGCACTGAGAAGGTCAGTGTTAGACCCATCTCCAAACGAGAGCTGTTCACGGTCGTCAAGCTTTAAG TGGCTGAAGAAGATGAGGGACAACATGAAGGAGATCAATCTGTTGTGGGATGAAATTATTATGCCTGCAGATGAAGAGCCACCGTGCGAAAatcatgaagaagatgataaggCCACTGAGCTAGAGAATATTAATGCTATCAAG AGTGATTTAGAGACAGATTGTGAAGAATCTGTGACAGTGGAAAGAACTGGGGAATGCTTGATTATTCATTTCAAGTGCTCTTGTGGCGAAGGCTATCAGATTCTTCTCTATGGAAGAAATTGTTACTACAAACTCATGTAG
- the LOC18107859 gene encoding uncharacterized protein LOC18107859 isoform X2 translates to MLKTSLQTLKSLPITTKQQTRRFTKNSVVMEAQNDKVYVQYNHTDSCKFSRWTARESFQFMHARPWQEVVDFYSKSVNGQLSLLELFGTQAHDVHCDDKIEEVSNETGLLEGVSNVDKSGRWARVTFKIVLSYHGGSFDGWQKQPGLNTVQGLVEKSLGRFVDEKKAQQLKEQCKPLEGCASVAGRTDKGVSALQQVCSFYTWRKDVKPHEIEDAINDVAPGKVRVESISEVSRAFHPNFSAKWRRYLYIFPLNEGGIENFSSHENCEKQRNECGELASEENVENSIISDEDELQGAKKPRSFSVCRVNQLLQQLEGKLLSYKMFARDTKASRNVGPPTECFLYHARATETRLPSPDHEKGIRVMCVELIANRFLRKMVRVLVATSVREAAAGAQEDALLKLMDATCRRATAPPAPPDGLCLVDVGYTEFDPRNCLIP, encoded by the exons ATGTTAAAGACTTCCCTTCAGACACTGAAATCACTTCCAATCACTACAAAACAACAGACTCGAAGATTTACTAAAAACTCAGTGGTAATGGAAGCTCAAAACGACAAAGTCTATGTCCAATATAACCACACTGATTCCTGCAAGTTTTCAAGGTGGACTGCCAG GGAGAGCTTTCAATTCATGCATGCAAGGCCTTGGCAAGAAGTGGTTGATTTTTACTCCAAAAGTGTTAATGGGCAATTGTCATTGTTGGAATTGTTTGGAACTCAG GCACATGATGTTCATTGtgatgataaaattgaagagGTTTCTAATGAAACTGGATTATTAGAGGGTGTTTCAAATGTAGATAAGTCTGGGAGGTGGGCAAGGGTAACATTCAAGATTGTGCTTTCATATCATGGAGGTTCATTTGATGGTTGGCAAAAGCAGCCTGGTTTGAATACCGTTCAAGG CTTAGTGGAAAAGTCTCTTGGAAGATTTGTTGATGAGAAGAAAGCTCAACAGCTAAAAGAACAATGTAAGCCATTAGAAGGCTGTGCTAGTGTTGCTGGGCGCACTGACAAAGGAGTGTCAGCTCTTCAACAAGTTTGTTCTTTCT ATACTTGGAGAAAAGATGTTAAGCCTCATGAAATTGAAGATGCCATCAATGATGTGGCACCGGGAAAAGTCAGGGTTGAATCCATTTCTGAG GTTTCACGTGCATTCCATCCTAATTTTTCTGCCAAATGGAGGCGCTATTTGTATATATTTCCTTTAAATGA GGGGGGTATTGAAAATTTTAGTTCTCATGAAAATTGTGAAAAGCAAAGAAATGAATGTGGTGAACTGGCCAGTGAGGAGAATGTTGAAAATTCAATAATCAGTGACGAGGATGAACTTCAAGGTGCAAAGAAACCTAGGAGTTTCAGTGTATGCAGGGTTAATCAGCTTTTACAACAACTAGAAGGGAAGTTATTATCCTACAAAATGTTTGCACGTGATACCAAAGCTTCGAGGAATGT GGGTCCTCCAACAGAATGCTTTTTATATCATGCTCGAGCCACGGAAACCAGATTGCCTTCTCCT GATCATGAGAAAGGGATAAGGGTCATGTGTGTTGAGCTCATTGCTAATCGATTCCTACGCAAG ATGGTTCGGGTTCTTGTGGCAACCTCGGTAAGGGAAGCAGCTGCAGGTGCACAAGAGGATGCACTGCTAAAGCTGATGGATGCTACATGCAGACGTGCAACTGCTCCACCTGCACCCCCAGACGGCCTATGTCTTGTTGATGTAGGATATACTGAGTTTGACCCACGAAACTGCCTCATTCCCTAG
- the LOC112324902 gene encoding probable cation transporter HKT1;4 — protein MPLCFFLSKNSTLFTLSDNRIAGWVKNKLRYLPPYTSFLPIKDDEEIYKKKRNRRGKLLENILFSQLSYLAIFIILVCITERQKLKEDPLNFNVLNIVVEVVSAYGSVGFTTGYSCDRQTQPNSNCVNKFYGFSGKWSDEGKIILIVVMVFGRLKKFNMDGGRAWKLL, from the exons ATGCctctttgtttcttcctttccaAGAACTCAACGCTCTTTACTTTGTCAGATAATCGTATAGCTGGTTGGGTTAAGAACAAATTAAG gtaTCTTCCTCCTTATACTTCTTTCCTCCCAATAAAAGATGACGAAGAAAtatataagaagaaaagaaacagaagGGGAAAGCTTTTGGAGAATATACTGTTCTCTCAACTATCATATTTAGCTATTTTCATCATCCTTGTATGCATCACAGAGAGGCAAAAACTGAAGGAAGATCCTCTCAATTTCAATGTTTTGAATATTGTGGTTGAAGTAGTCAG TGCATATGGAAGTGTAGGGTTTACAACAGGCTACAGTTGTGACAGGCAAACACAACCTAATAGTAATTGTGTGAACAAATTTTATGGATTCTCAGGGAAATGGAGTGATGAGGGGAAGATTATTCTCATAGTGGTGATGGTGTTTGGAAGACTTAAGAAGTTCAATATGGATGGTGGCAGAGCTTGGAAACTCTTGTGA